In Flavobacterium sp. CS20, a single window of DNA contains:
- a CDS encoding amidohydrolase produces the protein MKKILLLLSITSALSCQKKQNAEVMFYNAHIYTLDALFSTQEAMVVKDGLILDIGTTEQIKTKYTANRSIDLNGKYVYPGFNDAHTHFYGLGVNLEQVNLVGTKSFDEVVEALQQYQKQNSSDFIIGRGWDQNDWQEKTFPTKDTLDDLFPNTPIVLTRIDGHAMLVNQKALDLAGININTQIKGGEIVKKNGELTGVLIDEPMNKINAIIPELSKTSIKKALKKAEKIAFKNGLTSITDAGLSRKVINIIQEMQRQNELKIRINAMVGNTPEDVDYFLKKGVINTPRLRVGSVKVYADGALGSRGAKLKQPYSDQKNHYGAMLISLEYLDQLAKKLSKTNFQMNTHAIGDSANSVVLKVYQKYINDKPNKRWRVEHAQIIDPEDYHYFSKNIIPSVQPTHATSDMYWAEERLGAKRIKYAYAYKTLLDQAGVLPLGTDFPVENVNPLLTFYAAVSRQDTHAYPKNGFQMQNALTRKQALKGMTIWPAYVAFEEDVKGSLGRGKYADFVVLNKDLLSCDIYDVIDLKVQQTFVGGENVYSLD, from the coding sequence ATGAAAAAAATTTTATTATTATTGAGCATAACATCTGCTTTGTCTTGTCAAAAAAAACAAAACGCAGAGGTAATGTTTTACAACGCTCATATTTATACTCTTGACGCTTTGTTTTCTACTCAAGAAGCTATGGTGGTTAAAGATGGATTAATTTTAGACATAGGGACAACTGAGCAAATTAAAACAAAATATACAGCAAACCGATCTATCGATTTAAACGGGAAATATGTTTACCCAGGTTTTAATGATGCTCATACCCATTTTTATGGATTAGGGGTAAATTTGGAGCAAGTCAATTTGGTAGGAACCAAAAGTTTTGATGAAGTGGTAGAAGCTTTGCAACAATATCAGAAACAAAATTCGTCTGATTTTATTATTGGCAGAGGTTGGGATCAAAATGATTGGCAAGAAAAGACATTTCCTACTAAAGATACCTTAGATGATTTATTTCCTAACACACCAATAGTTTTAACTAGGATTGATGGTCATGCTATGTTGGTTAATCAAAAAGCTCTTGACTTGGCAGGAATTAACATTAATACTCAAATAAAAGGCGGAGAAATTGTAAAAAAGAATGGTGAATTAACTGGTGTTTTAATTGATGAACCCATGAATAAAATTAATGCTATCATTCCTGAATTATCAAAAACATCAATAAAAAAAGCACTTAAAAAAGCAGAAAAAATTGCATTTAAAAATGGGCTTACTAGCATTACTGACGCTGGTTTGTCAAGAAAAGTTATCAATATTATTCAAGAGATGCAACGCCAAAACGAACTCAAAATTCGTATCAATGCTATGGTTGGCAACACTCCTGAAGATGTTGATTATTTTTTAAAAAAAGGAGTCATCAACACACCAAGACTGCGTGTAGGTTCAGTAAAGGTTTATGCCGATGGTGCTTTAGGCTCAAGAGGTGCAAAACTCAAACAACCCTATTCTGATCAAAAAAATCATTATGGTGCGATGTTGATAAGTTTGGAATATTTAGACCAATTGGCTAAAAAACTTTCAAAGACAAATTTTCAAATGAATACTCATGCTATTGGTGATTCTGCTAATTCAGTGGTACTCAAAGTTTATCAAAAATATATTAACGATAAACCTAATAAACGATGGCGTGTTGAGCATGCACAAATTATAGACCCTGAAGATTATCATTACTTTTCAAAAAACATTATTCCATCTGTTCAACCAACACATGCCACCAGCGATATGTATTGGGCAGAAGAACGCTTAGGGGCTAAACGCATCAAATATGCTTATGCTTACAAAACTTTACTTGACCAAGCTGGTGTTTTACCCTTAGGAACAGATTTTCCTGTTGAAAATGTCAATCCACTTTTAACCTTTTATGCTGCAGTAAGTCGTCAAGATACGCATGCATATCCCAAAAATGGTTTTCAAATGCAAAATGCTTTGACTAGAAAACAAGCTTTAAAAGGCATGACAATTTGGCCTGCTTATGTCGCTTTTGAGGAAGATGTGAAAGGCAGTCTTGGGCGTGGTAAATACGCAGATTTTGTGGTTTTGAACAAAGACCTGTTAAGTTGTGATATTTATGATGTAATTGATTTGAAAGTGCAACAAACTTTTGTTGGAGGTGAAAATGTTTATAGCCTTGACTAA
- a CDS encoding 4Fe-4S dicluster domain-containing protein codes for MAIKITDECINCGACEPECPNTAIYEGADDWRYSDGTNLEGKVVLPNGKEVDADEVQEPVSDEFYYIVTDKCTECKGFHEEPQCALVCPVDCCVPDEDHEETEEELLGKQAFMHNE; via the coding sequence ATGGCGATTAAGATAACAGACGAATGTATAAATTGTGGGGCTTGTGAACCAGAATGCCCAAATACTGCAATATATGAAGGTGCTGACGATTGGCGATATTCTGATGGCACTAACTTAGAAGGCAAGGTGGTTTTGCCCAACGGCAAAGAAGTTGATGCTGATGAGGTTCAAGAGCCTGTTAGTGATGAGTTTTACTATATCGTTACCGATAAATGCACCGAATGTAAGGGTTTTCACGAAGAGCCACAATGTGCGCTGGTTTGCCCTGTTGATTGTTGCGTGCCTGATGAAGATCACGAAGAAACAGAAGAAGAACTTCTTGGCAAACAGGCTTTTATGCATAATGAATAG
- a CDS encoding acyl-CoA reductase — MLTFEQRKATFVDLGQHIRDLTNQQSLTLSKKHPKFEEVLQIAKAENRWFTEENICFALQQWGKSLQKNNLDEWLNPYNLEKDISPQNIGVVMAGNIPLVGFHDFLSTLISGHNIIAKLSSNDKQLLPYFAEQLVDIQPEFKSYIKFEENQLKNYDAVIATGSNNTARYFEYYFRNKPHIIRKNRNGVAVLTNQENIEDFQKLGEDMFRFFGLGCRNVSKLFIPQNFNFNHFFKGISKFKPYIYHNKYANNYDYNKAVYLMSDTKFLDNDFLILKEDKSIASPIGVVHYEIYDSETSLQQTLNQHRDEIQCIVGQHSSCQFDFGQAQQPNLADYADGIDTVQFLQNLSTK, encoded by the coding sequence ATGCTCACTTTTGAACAACGAAAAGCGACATTTGTTGACCTTGGTCAGCATATACGTGATTTGACAAATCAACAATCCTTAACACTTTCAAAAAAACACCCTAAATTTGAGGAAGTTCTTCAAATTGCAAAAGCCGAAAACCGATGGTTTACTGAAGAAAATATTTGCTTTGCATTACAACAATGGGGAAAATCTCTCCAAAAGAACAATTTGGATGAATGGTTAAATCCTTATAATTTAGAAAAAGATATTTCACCACAAAATATTGGCGTTGTTATGGCTGGCAATATTCCACTTGTGGGTTTTCACGACTTTTTATCTACATTGATTTCGGGTCATAACATCATCGCAAAATTATCTTCAAACGATAAGCAACTTCTACCCTATTTTGCTGAGCAATTAGTTGATATTCAGCCTGAATTTAAATCCTATATCAAATTTGAAGAGAATCAACTCAAAAACTATGATGCCGTTATTGCCACAGGCAGTAATAATACTGCTCGATATTTTGAATATTACTTCAGAAACAAACCGCATATCATTAGAAAAAACAGAAATGGTGTAGCCGTTTTGACCAATCAAGAAAATATTGAAGATTTTCAAAAATTAGGTGAAGATATGTTTAGATTTTTTGGTTTAGGCTGTAGAAATGTGTCTAAATTATTTATCCCCCAAAACTTTAATTTTAATCATTTTTTTAAAGGCATTTCAAAATTCAAACCCTATATTTACCACAACAAATACGCAAATAATTACGATTACAACAAAGCGGTTTATTTGATGAGTGATACAAAGTTTTTAGACAATGATTTTTTAATCTTAAAAGAAGATAAATCTATTGCTTCACCAATAGGTGTTGTTCATTATGAAATTTATGATAGTGAGACTTCACTACAACAAACTTTAAATCAACACCGAGATGAAATTCAATGTATTGTCGGTCAACATTCAAGTTGCCAATTTGATTTTGGTCAAGCTCAACAACCCAATTTGGCAGATTATGCCGATGGTATAGACACCGTTCAATTTTTACAAAATCTTTCAACAAAATAA
- the serC gene encoding 3-phosphoserine/phosphohydroxythreonine transaminase, protein MKKHNFSAGPCILPKEVFLQASEAVIDLDNSGLSILEISHRSKAFVDIMEEARALTLELLGLEGKGYQALFLQGGASLQFIMSAYNLLENKAAYLETGAWSTKAIKEAKKLGKVEIVATSSDKNFNYIPKDYSIHSDLDYFHCTSNNTIFGTQIKDFPKTDVPVVCDMSSDIFSRQLDFSKFDLIYAGAQKNMGPAGTTLVIVKEDILGKVSRDIPSMLDYKIHIGKDSMFNTPPVFAVYTSMLNLRWLKAKGGIEAIEKENENKAKLIYSEIDINPLFKGFANKPDRSTMNATFNLVDDTLKDRFDEMCKQAGINGVNGHRSVGGYRASMYNALPKESVSVLVEIMDELERKA, encoded by the coding sequence ATGAAAAAACACAATTTTAGTGCTGGTCCTTGTATTTTACCAAAAGAAGTCTTTTTGCAAGCTTCTGAAGCGGTGATAGATTTAGATAATTCTGGCTTATCTATTTTAGAAATTTCTCATCGAAGCAAAGCTTTTGTTGATATTATGGAAGAAGCAAGAGCTCTGACTTTAGAATTGTTAGGACTTGAAGGCAAAGGCTATCAGGCTTTATTTTTGCAAGGCGGTGCAAGTTTACAGTTTATTATGAGTGCATACAATTTACTTGAAAACAAAGCGGCTTATCTCGAGACAGGTGCGTGGTCAACCAAAGCTATCAAAGAAGCAAAAAAGCTTGGCAAAGTTGAGATTGTAGCCACTTCTTCGGATAAAAATTTTAATTATATTCCAAAAGATTATAGCATTCATAGTGACCTAGATTATTTTCACTGCACGAGCAACAACACCATCTTTGGCACGCAAATCAAAGACTTTCCTAAAACAGATGTTCCCGTTGTTTGTGATATGAGCAGTGATATTTTTTCTAGACAACTTGACTTTAGCAAATTTGATTTGATCTATGCTGGTGCTCAAAAAAACATGGGACCAGCTGGAACAACTTTAGTCATTGTTAAAGAAGATATACTCGGCAAAGTCAGTCGAGATATTCCTTCGATGTTAGATTATAAAATCCATATCGGTAAAGACAGCATGTTTAACACGCCACCCGTTTTTGCGGTTTATACATCAATGTTGAATTTGCGTTGGCTAAAAGCAAAAGGTGGCATTGAAGCCATTGAAAAAGAAAACGAAAACAAAGCCAAATTAATTTATTCTGAAATTGATATCAATCCGTTGTTTAAGGGTTTTGCCAATAAACCTGACCGTTCAACAATGAATGCCACTTTCAATTTGGTTGATGACACACTTAAAGACCGTTTTGATGAAATGTGCAAACAAGCAGGCATTAATGGTGTAAATGGTCACCGAAGCGTCGGCGGTTATCGCGCTTCAATGTACAACGCTTTGCCTAAAGAATCGGTAAGTGTTTTAGTAGAAATTATGGACGAATTAGAAAGAAAAGCTTAA
- a CDS encoding D-2-hydroxyacid dehydrogenase yields the protein MKILANDGLSQAGVDMLEKAGHKVIQTKVAQERLAKYINDNDIDVILVRSATKIRKDLIDACPNLKIIGRGGVGLDNIDVDHAVSKGIKVINTPAASSDSVAELVMAHALSGFRFLHLANRQMPLEGDSKFKELKKSYAKGTELKGKTMGIVGIGRIGQATAKRAIGMGMNVVVHDKFTDEVDVRLDFFDGQHLDFHLKSIDFDDLLSKSDIITFHVPSQKDYILGAKEIEKMKDGATVINTARGGVIEEKAIVEALESGKLSFAAIDVFENEPTPEIKLLMQSKLSLSPHIGGATTQAQDRIGIELAEQIIQLSQ from the coding sequence ATGAAAATATTAGCAAACGACGGTCTGTCTCAAGCTGGTGTAGATATGCTTGAAAAGGCAGGTCACAAAGTCATACAAACCAAAGTAGCTCAAGAGCGACTCGCCAAATACATCAACGATAATGACATTGATGTCATATTGGTGAGAAGTGCAACCAAGATAAGAAAAGACTTGATCGATGCTTGTCCAAATCTTAAAATCATCGGTCGTGGTGGTGTTGGGCTTGACAATATTGATGTTGATCATGCGGTATCTAAAGGAATTAAAGTCATAAACACACCAGCGGCCTCATCAGATTCTGTGGCGGAATTGGTCATGGCACATGCTTTAAGCGGCTTTAGATTTTTGCATCTCGCCAATCGTCAAATGCCACTTGAAGGCGATTCAAAATTTAAAGAACTCAAAAAATCTTATGCCAAAGGCACCGAACTCAAAGGTAAAACTATGGGAATAGTCGGTATTGGTCGAATAGGTCAAGCCACGGCAAAGCGTGCTATTGGTATGGGAATGAATGTTGTGGTTCATGACAAATTTACTGATGAAGTGGATGTTAGACTTGATTTTTTTGATGGTCAACATTTAGATTTTCATTTAAAAAGTATAGATTTTGATGACCTTCTATCAAAATCTGATATCATTACATTTCACGTGCCATCACAAAAAGACTACATTTTAGGTGCTAAAGAAATCGAAAAAATGAAAGACGGAGCGACGGTTATCAACACTGCTCGCGGTGGCGTTATTGAAGAAAAGGCTATAGTTGAAGCTCTTGAAAGTGGTAAATTGAGCTTTGCCGCCATAGATGTATTTGAAAATGAACCAACACCTGAAATTAAATTGTTGATGCAATCCAAATTGTCATTAAGCCCTCATATTGGTGGTGCAACCACTCAAGCCCAAGACCGAATTGGCATCGAACTCGCCGAACAAATTATTCAATTAAGTCAATAA
- a CDS encoding septal ring lytic transglycosylase RlpA family protein, whose product MKPLQLFILLIFWGLPNLNAQTQQGFASVRPLSHEGLMTKSGERFSHDSLVASHRSLPFGSVVKVTNLTNKQSIKVKINDRGPFIKGRIIDLSQSLADSIGLYNNDIAQVKMEVLKIETNFEPQNATSNPNSKGNFAIQVASYSKKENAINYTTELKKYNITEPIHVKLQSVDDKTLFKVFIGNFDTREKAEKYKTQLPDALQKGYVTTINP is encoded by the coding sequence GTGAAACCTTTACAACTTTTTATATTGCTCATATTTTGGGGTTTACCAAACCTAAATGCTCAAACCCAACAAGGTTTTGCTTCGGTAAGACCGCTATCTCATGAAGGGTTGATGACCAAAAGCGGTGAACGGTTTTCTCACGACAGTCTTGTAGCTTCGCACCGCAGTTTGCCTTTTGGCTCTGTGGTGAAAGTGACTAATCTAACCAACAAACAATCTATCAAAGTAAAAATAAACGATCGCGGTCCTTTTATCAAAGGTCGTATCATAGATTTATCTCAAAGTCTTGCAGATTCTATAGGACTTTACAACAATGATATTGCTCAAGTCAAAATGGAAGTGCTTAAAATTGAAACAAATTTTGAGCCACAAAACGCAACTTCAAATCCAAATTCAAAAGGAAATTTTGCCATTCAAGTGGCCAGCTATTCTAAAAAAGAAAATGCGATTAATTATACAACCGAACTCAAAAAATATAATATCACAGAACCTATACATGTCAAACTACAATCAGTCGATGACAAAACTCTATTTAAAGTTTTTATTGGCAATTTTGATACCCGTGAAAAAGCTGAAAAATACAAAACTCAATTACCTGATGCTCTACAAAAAGGCTATGTTACAACTATAAATCCTTGA
- a CDS encoding HU family DNA-binding protein — protein sequence MVTFKTVQKVNPQDVAAPRKFYAQVKTSGRTDLNRLAFLISNQSTVRKADCLAVLEAFVHNMSDELSQGHIVYLGDLGSFRVSLSSEGFDLEEDVSSNAIKDSKILFRPGKRFRDLLKTLEFKKVD from the coding sequence ATGGTAACATTTAAAACCGTTCAAAAGGTGAACCCACAAGATGTGGCGGCACCACGCAAGTTTTACGCCCAGGTCAAAACAAGTGGGCGTACAGATCTGAATCGATTGGCATTTTTAATTTCCAATCAATCAACAGTCCGTAAGGCAGATTGCCTTGCTGTACTGGAAGCATTTGTCCACAACATGTCTGACGAGCTCAGCCAAGGACATATTGTGTATCTAGGAGACTTAGGCTCTTTTCGCGTCAGCCTTAGCTCAGAAGGTTTCGACCTTGAAGAAGATGTGAGCTCAAACGCCATAAAGGACTCTAAAATTTTGTTTAGACCTGGCAAGAGATTCCGTGATTTGCTTAAAACTTTAGAATTCAAAAAAGTGGATTAG
- a CDS encoding glycosyltransferase family 4 protein: MHIVFLTSEYPKDGFPHGGVGTFIRILARSLVQHKIDVSIIGLNYIAKDEVENDEGVNIYRYQRSKTPKMGWYLNNKILNKAIKSLHQKQPIDVVESTELGLAFINKIPGIKYLIRMNGGHHFFAESENRGVEFWKAFQERRSFRKADHIIGVSEYVLNHTAMYLDFEDKRGEVIYNPANLNMFYKADLSKEIKGRIFFAGSICEKKGIRQLVKAMPKIKQAVPEAHLVVAGRDTKIRGTQNSYLAYLKSEIPKAVETDIEFLGSIENTQIPKEIEKAEVCAYPSHMEAMPLAWIEVLSMGKAFVASNLGPGSEAVNHGETGLLCNPLNIDDLANQVIYMLQNRKEAHQMGQNAIKDVQKRFSLDVLLKKNIEMYNNLINN; encoded by the coding sequence ATGCACATCGTATTCCTCACATCAGAATATCCTAAAGACGGTTTTCCACATGGTGGCGTTGGGACTTTTATCCGTATTTTGGCAAGAAGTCTTGTTCAGCATAAAATTGATGTCAGTATTATAGGTTTAAATTATATTGCCAAAGACGAAGTAGAGAACGACGAAGGCGTAAATATTTATCGTTATCAACGCTCAAAAACGCCTAAAATGGGTTGGTACCTCAACAATAAAATATTAAACAAAGCCATAAAAAGTTTACACCAAAAACAACCTATTGATGTTGTAGAATCAACAGAATTGGGTTTGGCATTTATCAACAAAATACCAGGTATAAAATACCTGATTCGTATGAATGGTGGTCATCATTTTTTTGCTGAGTCTGAAAACCGCGGTGTCGAGTTTTGGAAAGCCTTTCAAGAACGCCGTAGTTTTAGAAAAGCCGACCACATCATCGGGGTCAGTGAATATGTGCTCAACCATACGGCTATGTATTTAGATTTTGAGGACAAACGCGGTGAAGTGATTTATAATCCTGCCAATCTCAACATGTTTTATAAAGCCGATTTATCCAAAGAAATTAAAGGGCGTATCTTTTTTGCAGGGTCAATTTGTGAAAAGAAAGGCATAAGACAGCTCGTCAAAGCTATGCCAAAAATCAAACAAGCTGTGCCAGAAGCTCATCTCGTTGTAGCTGGACGAGATACCAAAATAAGAGGCACGCAAAATTCATATTTGGCTTATCTTAAATCTGAAATCCCTAAAGCTGTTGAAACAGACATTGAATTTTTAGGGTCTATTGAAAACACACAAATTCCCAAAGAAATAGAAAAAGCTGAAGTTTGTGCTTATCCCTCGCATATGGAAGCCATGCCACTGGCGTGGATAGAAGTTTTGAGCATGGGCAAAGCCTTTGTAGCAAGCAACTTAGGACCGGGATCAGAAGCGGTAAATCACGGCGAAACGGGCTTGCTTTGCAACCCATTAAATATCGACGACTTGGCTAATCAAGTCATTTATATGCTACAAAACCGTAAAGAAGCCCATCAAATGGGACAAAACGCTATAAAAGATGTTCAAAAACGCTTTAGTTTAGACGTGCTTTTAAAAAAGAATATTGAGATGTATAATAACCTTATCAATAATTAA
- a CDS encoding GIY-YIG nuclease family protein translates to MKTYFVYIIQCADNTYYTGMTNNINRRWNEHCYSKENKTSYTYTRKPLKLVFYEAFNDVNQAYEFERKIKKWSRAKKKALINKNWDKLKKLSECQNDTHYKLKNKA, encoded by the coding sequence ATGAAAACCTACTTCGTTTATATTATTCAATGTGCTGATAACACCTATTATACAGGGATGACGAATAATATTAATAGGCGTTGGAATGAACATTGTTATAGCAAAGAGAATAAAACTTCATATACATATACCCGAAAACCATTGAAACTCGTGTTTTACGAAGCTTTTAACGATGTAAATCAAGCTTATGAGTTTGAACGAAAAATAAAAAAATGGAGTAGAGCTAAGAAAAAAGCTTTAATCAATAAAAATTGGGATAAATTAAAAAAGTTGTCTGAATGTCAAAATGATACACATTATAAGCTAAAAAATAAAGCTTAA